One Oryza sativa Japonica Group chromosome 8, ASM3414082v1 DNA window includes the following coding sequences:
- the LOC136357544 gene encoding uncharacterized protein, protein MEALQAERAELDAAWARVEEGRRSVEAMVEVGRKAHRRHVSELEARRKVLGEIAKEVEEERGAALIATTVMNEAQDALRLQYGSWEAELGKKLDAARGVLDAAAVRERRAAETEAASRQREETLEARAMALEERSCVMVKDLADREAAVAIREVTLTVHEAACAEEESALRLREDALIERERALEEAEAAAQRLAESASLREAALEEQARRNLESARAERATLNQRAAELEAQARELDARARSGGAATGDSDLAARLAAAEHTIADLQGALDSSAGEVEALRLAGEIGPSMLRDAVSRLDRAGRQAGLWGGRTVKYAANQGGLAQRLSEMAGTLQRLPKELEGTIKSSSRDLARGAVELVLASYQAGDPDFSPWTALDEFPPGTEDGARAQVRDAADHIVHSFEGSAPRLAFALNSDEEGDGGGVGDSGDEAGDPGASE, encoded by the coding sequence atggaggccctgcaagcagagcgggcggagctcgacgccgcatgggcgcgtgtcgaagaggggcgacgctcagtggaggccatggtggaggtgggccgcaaggcacaccgccgacacgtctcagagctcgaagcccgtcggaaggtgctgggggagatcgccaaggaggtggaggaggagcggggggctgccctcatcgccactaccgtgatgaacgaggcgcaggacgccctccgccttcaatacgggagctgggaggcggagctagggaagaagctcgacgccgcccggggggtccttgacgctgccgctgtccgagaacggcgggcggcggagaccgaggcgGCATCCCGGCAGCGTGAAGAAACCCtcgaggcccgtgccatggcgctggaagagcgttcCTGCGTCATGGTGAAGGATCTGGCGGACCGTGAGGCCGCCGTTGCCATTCGGGAGGTCACACTGACGGTGCACGaagccgcctgcgccgaagaggagtccgcactccgcctccgcgaagaTGCGCTCAtcgagcgggagcgagccctAGAGGAGGCTGAGGCCGCGGCGCAAAGGCTGGCGGAGAGCGCGTCCCTCCGTGAGGCTGCGCTAGAGGAACAAGCGCGTCGCAATCTGGaaagtgcccgcgccgagagggccacactgaaccagcgggccgccgaactcgaggcgcaggcgagggagctggatgcaagggcgcgtagcggcggggcggccacgggcgacagcgacctagccgcccgcctcgcagctgccgaacacaccatcgcggatctgcagggcgcgctggattcgtccgccggggaggtcgaggcccttcgcctggcaggcgagatagggcccagcatgcttcgcgacgccgtgtcccgtttagaccgcgccgggcggcaggcgggtctctggggcgggcggactgtgaagtacgccgccaaccaggggggcctcgcccagcgcctctcggagatggccgggactctccagcggctccccaaggagctcgaggggacgattaagtcatcctcgagggacctcgcccgaggggcggtggagctcgtactggcgagttaccaggccggggaccccgacttctccccctggacagcgctggacgagttccctcctgggactgaggacggcgcgcgcgcgcaggtccgggatgccgccgaccatatcgtccacagcttcgagggttcggcccctcggctcgcgttcgccctcaactccgacgaggagggcgatggcggcggtgtgggcgacagtggcgacgaggctggcgacccgggtgcatcggagtga